Proteins encoded in a region of the Watersipora subatra chromosome 5, tzWatSuba1.1, whole genome shotgun sequence genome:
- the LOC137396736 gene encoding glycoprotein 3-alpha-L-fucosyltransferase A-like has translation MFKSKSAKAVVTLVVGLLFWLTAILMKSHEGKDHLRALVEYRLFDGSKFVENAKQDAKITPSTMFLTSNSSRTSQTGKSKKNKLILCIDGGVHWLTSRLHFDGCEYSNCDLIYRQDNLDYALQADALIFFQRSAYSLLNISREVRQRQLWFAMTMESPSYQWNRYPSIVNTFNGSMTYERNSVPDQLAYGRSEETAKELPTFINYAKNKTKGAYAYVSNCYSKEYNRLKLMKELRQYINVDIFGECTNIKPCPTKFDLKCEAKVHSQYRFYLAFENSLCRDYITEKFWKTYKNEAHIIPVAVGGLSVQEYIDVAPPDSFIHVYNFSSVETLGNYLKRLMTDDAAFNRYHEWRNNYSVTLPDKRQMCGLCKAVNEPESIKSEQGRKFADERLYERSCKNIDHLLAKSN, from the coding sequence ATGTTTAAGAGTAAATCAGCAAAGGCTGTTGTGACTTTGGTGGTGGGTCTTCTATTTTGGCTTACTGCAATTTTAATGAAAAGTCATGAAGGTAAGGATCACCTACGCGCATTGGTAGAATATCGACTATTTGATGGGTCCAAATTTGTAGAAAACGCAAAACAAGATGCGAAGATAACGCCCTCGACCATGTTTCTAACATCCAATTCTAGTAGAACATCTCAGACTGGGAAATCAAAGAAGAACAAACTTATTTTGTGTATAGACGGTGGAGTACATTGGTTGACTTCAAGACTTCACTTTGATGGATGTGAATATTCCAACTGTGATCTTATATACCGACAAGATAACCTCGATTATGCACTTCAAGCAGACGCTCTCATATTTTTTCAGCGATCAGCGTACAGTCTATTGAACATTTCTCGAGAGGTCCGGCAACGACAGCTATGGTTTGCAATGACCATGGAGTCACCAAGTTATCAATGGAACAGGTATCCTTCCATTGTTAACACATTTAATGGAAGCATGACCTATGAACGGAATTCAGTTCCTGATCAGCTCGCTTACGGCCGTTCCGAAGAAACAGCTAAAGAACTTCCAACATTCATCAACTAcgctaaaaataaaactaaagggGCATATGCATACGTCTCCAACTGTTATTCAAAAGAATATAACCGACTAAAGCTGATGAAAGAACTGAGACAGTACATCAATGTTGACATATTTGGAGAATGTACCAATATAAAACCATGTCCAACGAAATTTGATCTTAAATGTGAGGCTAAGGTGCACTCTCAATACCGATTTTATCTGGCATTTGAAAACTCTTTATGTAGAGACTATATAACAGAAAAATTTTGGAAAACTTACAAAAATGAAGCACACATCATACCTGTAGCTGTTGGAGGCTTATCAGTACAAGAATACATTGATGTAGCTCCACCTGATTCATTTATTCATGTGTACAACTTCTCATCCGTAGAAACACTTGGGAATTACCTCAAGCGCTTGATGACAGATGATGCTGCCTTCAACAGGTATCACGAGTGGCGGAACAACTACAGTGTTACATTACCAGACAAGAGACAGATGTGTGGCCTTTGTAAAGCAGTCAATGAACCTGAGTCAATTAAATCAGAACAAGGAAGAAAGTTCGCTGATGAGAGACTTTATGAAAGGAGTTGTAAAAACATAGATCATCTATTAGCTAAATCTAACTGA